The Syngnathus scovelli strain Florida chromosome 13, RoL_Ssco_1.2, whole genome shotgun sequence genome has a window encoding:
- the sh3bp2 gene encoding LOW QUALITY PROTEIN: SH3 domain-binding protein 2 (The sequence of the model RefSeq protein was modified relative to this genomic sequence to represent the inferred CDS: inserted 2 bases in 1 codon) — protein sequence MELSGTESCNNTLRGAAQLNTALDGTMSAQEVCWPVPMRAIGAQNLLTMPGGVSIAGYLHKKGANQFVSLMRWPLRYIIVHKGCLYYFKSSTSPVPRGAFSLNGYNRVMRAAEETTSNNVFPFKMIHISKKXRTCFFSAASEDERRTWMRSLRNEIDHYNDRKESQIPSDSDSDADSFYGTIERPLDIKHPINNADTDYGEDDDDEDEQDYMKPDSDCVPTSTSRPTGPPPSYPPPPVPMIPPRPFGSCLQTHRGPPPPIPSHNRVKTSANIRKNPPSISPPILKDTNKGPPPAPPFAAQMHNHGSPIPPPLPPPNSQRPLKNRVQSVVGPGTDRKHQRPSSSVSLQYPTTIPICDQLESRMTVSDGDHCPRDAGKKHSAIKNHRSKPSQALTKAANFEEPMPKPRTALPSVPTPFCYPPFPCHASRATLLQSELHKCTNAPKAPTVKPPLPLTKPRQTGTPLQRAPPEGQSFRSSGDKDTEMPKKEQDLTESTEGDVSDEDYDDMRLPQSVFIDSTDTSFVEKLFKESSVFPQDGFYAIRKSGTKTSKVLVVWDVSIGKARNYRLFEEGDLVFLDCDVTFPILSALIEHYYSHPLPQQGSLCLQKPYSK from the exons AACCATGTCAGCTCAGGAGGTGTGTTGGCCTGTGCCAATGCGAGCCATCGGAGCCCAGAACCTCCTCACTATGCCGGGTGGAGTTTCTATAGCAGGATACCTCCACAAGAAGGGAGCCAATCAGTTTGTTAGTCTCATGAGAT ggccaTTGAGGTACATCATCGTCCACAAGGGCTGTCTGTACTACTTTAAAAGTAGTACGTCTCCTGTACCACGCGGAGCGTTCTCTCTAAACGGTTACAATAG AGTGATGAGAGCAGCAGAGGAAACGACATCTAACAATGTTTTTCCGTTTAAGATGATCCACATCAGTAAAAA CAGGACGTGTTTTTTCTCTGCAGCTAGTGAAGATGAGAGGAGG ACATGGATGCGATCCTTACGAAATGAAATTGACCATTATAATGACAGGAAAGAGTCCCAGATTCCAAG TGACTCGGATTCAGATGCAGACAGTTTCTACGGGACCATTGAAAGGCCTTTGGATATTAAACACCCAATCAATAATGCAGACACTG ATTATGGtgaggatgatgacgatgaagatGAGCAAGACTATATGAAGCCAGACAGTGACTGTGTTCCAACAAGTACAA GTCGACCCACTGGCCCTCCACCTTCTTACCCGCCTCCTCCTGTTCCAATGATACCTCCGCGACCTTTTGGATCTTGTTTACAAACCCATAGAGGGCCACCACCTCCAATCCCATCACACAACCGAGTCAAAACCAGTGCAAACATTAGAAAAAACCCGCCATCGATTTCTCCTCCCATCCTGAAGGACACAAACAAAGGCCCGCCTCCCGCTCCACCCTTCGCTGCCCAGATGCACAATCACGGCTCTCCTAtccccccaccccttcctccACCCAATTCACAGCGGCCTCTTAAAAACAGGGTGCAGTCTGTGGTTGGACCAGGGACTGACCGAAAACACCAGAGGCCTTCATCCTCTGTTTCACTCCAATACCCCACCACCATTCCCATCTGTGATCAGCTAGAAAGCAGGATGACTGTCAGTGATGGAGATCACTGCCCTCGTGATGCCGGAAAAAAACATTCTGCTATCAAAAACCACCGcagcaagccaagccaagcactGACCAAAGCAGCAAATTTTGAAGAGCCAATGCCAAAACCTCGAACGGCATTACCCTCAGTGCCGACACCTTTCTGCTACCCACCATTTCCCTGTCACGCATCTCGAGCTACTCTTCTTCAAAGTGAACTGCACAAGTGTACAAATGCACCAAAAGCTCCAACAGTCAAGCCTCCACTGCCTTTAACCAAGCCCAGACAAACAGGCACACCCCTCCA AAGAGCACCCCCAGAAGGTCAAAGTTTCCGTTCATCGGGAGATAAGGACACTGAGATGCCCAAGAAGGAACAAGATTTGACTGAGAGCACTGAAGGAGATGTTTCCGATGAGGATTATGATGAC ATGCGTCTGCCACAATCCGTTTTCATTGACTCAACGGATACCAGCTTTGTAGAGAA ATTATTTAAAGAGAGCTCTGTCTTTCCGCAAGATGGATTTTATGCCATTAGAAAATCTGGAACCAAAACCTccaag GTGCTGGTGGTATGGGATGTCAGCATAGGCAAAGCCAGAAATTACCGGTTGTTTGAAGAG GGTGACCTGGTGTTTCTGGACTGTGATGTGACCTTCCCGATTCTTTCAGCTCTGATCGAACACTACTACAGCCATCCTCTTCCTCAGCAGGGGTCGCTATGCCTGCAGAAACCTTATTCAAAATAA